A genomic region of Candidatus Woesearchaeota archaeon contains the following coding sequences:
- a CDS encoding phosphoesterase, whose amino-acid sequence MEARPVRMVNLALYLDNILIISDIHMGYEEALNMQGILLPRMQFREIIKNLDSVFKSLKGRKIKKVIINGDLKHEFGKISNTEWRYTLRLLDYLSERCDEIVLIRGNHDTILGPVARKRNVMVKGHELLGDTLVIHGDKLPSENILKNIKTIIIGHEHPAVSLKDGPRIEKYKCFLIGKWKKYSLIVMPSFTPVAEGTDILKEQLLSPFLRNIKNFDVFVVGDKVYDFGKVRDLS is encoded by the coding sequence ATGGAAGCCAGACCAGTACGCATGGTAAATCTCGCACTTTACCTGGATAACATACTTATAATCTCTGATATCCATATGGGCTACGAGGAAGCGCTCAATATGCAGGGCATTCTCTTGCCAAGGATGCAGTTTAGGGAAATAATAAAGAATCTGGATAGTGTATTCAAAAGCCTAAAGGGCAGAAAAATAAAAAAGGTAATAATAAACGGCGACCTGAAGCATGAGTTCGGGAAAATATCCAATACAGAATGGAGATACACTCTCAGGCTGCTCGATTATCTGTCAGAGAGGTGTGATGAGATAGTTTTAATCAGGGGTAACCATGACACTATTCTAGGCCCCGTAGCCAGGAAGAGAAATGTAATGGTCAAGGGGCATGAGCTGTTAGGTGATACATTGGTCATTCATGGAGATAAGCTGCCTTCTGAAAATATTCTGAAAAACATAAAAACCATAATCATAGGCCATGAGCATCCTGCTGTCAGCCTGAAGGACGGCCCCAGGATAGAGAAATACAAATGCTTCCTAATCGGGAAGTGGAAAAAATACAGCCTGATTGTAATGCCTTCATTCACTCCAGTGGCAGAGGGCACGGACATACTTAAGGAGCAGCTGCTGAGCCCCTTCCTCAGGAATATAAAAAATTTCGATGTTTTTGTCGTCGGAGATAAGGTTTATGATTTTGGAAAGGTCAGGGATTTAAGCTGA